In the Paenibacillus sp. FSL H7-0357 genome, one interval contains:
- the acnA gene encoding aconitate hydratase AcnA — MPSKDHFSLAKNLESGGKTYRYYHLNSLEEQGAGSISSLPFSIKVLLEAAVRQYDGRAITEEHVKQLAGWSGGIDRNKEIPFIPARIVLQDFTGVPVVVDLAAMRDTVKKAGGDPKKINPLVPVDLVIDHSVMVDAFGTADALEYNMNVEFERNEERYRFLRWAQTAFNNFRAVPPATGIVHQVNLEYLASVATTKSVDGETVVYPDSLVGTDSHTTMINGLGVVGWGVGGIEAEAGMLGQPLYFVTPDVVGFKLTGSLMEGATATDLALTVTQMLRKKGVVGKFVEFYGPGLANISLADRATVANMAPEYGATIGFFPVDEETLAYLRSTGRPDELVELVGDYYKAQGMFRTADTPDPQFSDVIELDLASVVPSLAGPKRPQDRVELTHMKENFEGIIRTPVDKGGYGLSDEKIAEVVEVQHKNGSTSKLSTGAVVIAAITSCTNTSNPSVMLGAGLLAKKAVERGLTKPGYVKSSLTPGSLVVTEYLEKADLLKPLEALGFYLAGYGCATCIGNSGPLPDEVSQAISEHDMTVAAVISGNRNFEGRVHAQVKANYLASPPLVVAYALAGTVNIDLKTEPLGYDPQGEPVFLADIWPTSAEIREAISLSLSPEMFRRKYENVFTANERWNSIPVPEGELYEWDDNSTYIQNPPFFEHLADGVGDIKDISNARVLALLADSVTTDHISPAGNISTSGPAGEYLRSHGVERADFNSYGSRRGNHEVMMRGTFANIRIRNAVAPGTEGGVTTFLPSEEVMSIYDASMLYQSAGQNLIVIAGKEYGTGSSRDWAAKGTLLLGVKAVIAESFERIHRSNLVGMGVLPLQFQEGHGWSSMGLTGRETFNITGLDNYVLPGQELTVTATREDGTQFEFPVIARLDSTVDIDYYRNGGILQTVLRQMLADAAASETALPVE, encoded by the coding sequence ATGCCAAGCAAGGACCATTTTTCCCTGGCTAAGAACCTGGAGTCAGGCGGCAAAACCTACCGCTACTATCATCTTAATTCCCTTGAAGAACAAGGCGCAGGCAGCATTTCATCCCTGCCATTTTCCATCAAAGTACTGCTTGAGGCGGCTGTCCGCCAGTATGACGGACGGGCGATCACGGAAGAGCATGTAAAACAGCTGGCCGGCTGGTCAGGTGGTATAGACCGCAATAAAGAGATTCCTTTTATTCCTGCGCGGATCGTCCTGCAGGATTTCACCGGTGTGCCCGTGGTCGTCGATCTCGCTGCAATGCGCGATACCGTCAAGAAAGCGGGAGGCGATCCCAAGAAGATCAATCCGCTCGTTCCGGTTGACCTTGTCATTGACCACTCTGTTATGGTCGATGCTTTTGGCACCGCCGATGCGCTTGAATACAACATGAATGTAGAATTTGAACGCAATGAAGAACGCTACCGCTTCCTGCGCTGGGCGCAGACCGCCTTCAACAACTTCCGCGCTGTTCCGCCGGCAACAGGAATTGTGCATCAGGTCAACCTGGAGTATTTGGCGTCCGTGGCCACTACCAAGTCCGTTGACGGTGAAACTGTAGTCTATCCCGATTCCCTGGTCGGCACAGATTCCCATACCACTATGATCAATGGCCTTGGAGTCGTCGGCTGGGGTGTAGGCGGTATTGAAGCCGAAGCAGGCATGCTTGGGCAGCCGCTGTATTTTGTTACACCGGATGTAGTTGGCTTTAAGCTTACAGGCAGCCTGATGGAAGGTGCTACGGCAACCGACCTGGCCTTGACAGTAACGCAAATGCTGCGCAAGAAAGGCGTTGTCGGCAAATTCGTAGAGTTCTACGGACCGGGCCTTGCCAACATCAGCCTTGCTGACCGTGCGACCGTAGCCAACATGGCTCCCGAATACGGAGCGACCATCGGGTTCTTCCCGGTTGATGAAGAAACGCTGGCCTACCTGCGCAGCACCGGACGTCCGGATGAACTGGTCGAGCTGGTCGGTGACTATTACAAAGCTCAAGGCATGTTCCGCACCGCGGATACACCGGACCCGCAGTTCAGCGACGTCATCGAGCTTGATCTTGCCTCTGTTGTTCCCAGCCTTGCCGGACCGAAACGTCCGCAGGACCGTGTCGAGCTGACACATATGAAAGAGAACTTCGAGGGCATCATCCGTACCCCTGTTGACAAGGGAGGCTACGGCCTCAGTGATGAGAAGATTGCCGAAGTCGTGGAAGTACAGCACAAGAATGGCAGCACCAGCAAGCTCAGCACCGGTGCCGTCGTAATCGCAGCCATCACCAGCTGTACGAATACCTCCAACCCTAGCGTTATGCTTGGAGCCGGGCTGCTGGCCAAAAAAGCCGTGGAACGCGGTCTGACTAAGCCAGGCTATGTGAAGAGCAGTCTCACTCCGGGATCGCTTGTGGTTACGGAATACCTGGAAAAAGCCGATCTCCTGAAGCCGCTTGAGGCTCTGGGCTTCTATCTGGCCGGCTACGGCTGCGCTACCTGTATCGGCAACTCCGGCCCGCTGCCGGATGAAGTCAGCCAGGCCATTTCAGAACATGATATGACAGTAGCTGCAGTAATATCCGGCAACCGGAACTTCGAAGGCCGTGTGCATGCCCAGGTTAAAGCAAACTACCTGGCCTCCCCGCCGCTCGTTGTAGCCTATGCCCTGGCCGGCACTGTGAACATTGATCTGAAGACTGAGCCGCTGGGTTATGATCCGCAGGGTGAGCCTGTATTCCTTGCAGACATCTGGCCGACTTCTGCAGAGATTCGTGAAGCAATCAGCCTCTCCCTGAGTCCAGAGATGTTCCGGCGTAAATACGAGAATGTATTTACTGCCAACGAACGTTGGAATTCGATTCCTGTGCCGGAAGGCGAGTTGTATGAATGGGATGACAACTCCACATACATCCAGAACCCGCCGTTCTTTGAGCATCTGGCGGATGGTGTCGGAGATATCAAGGACATCAGCAACGCGCGGGTATTAGCGCTGCTTGCCGACTCCGTCACTACCGACCATATTTCGCCGGCGGGCAATATCTCCACCTCCGGTCCTGCCGGAGAATATCTGCGCAGCCATGGCGTGGAACGCGCCGACTTCAACTCCTACGGCTCACGCCGCGGGAACCATGAGGTGATGATGCGCGGCACGTTCGCCAACATCCGGATCCGCAACGCGGTTGCACCGGGTACGGAAGGCGGGGTAACCACCTTCCTGCCGAGCGAAGAAGTGATGTCGATCTACGATGCGTCCATGCTGTACCAGTCGGCTGGACAGAACCTGATCGTTATCGCGGGCAAGGAATACGGCACAGGCAGCTCACGCGACTGGGCCGCCAAAGGTACGCTGCTGCTTGGGGTCAAGGCGGTCATCGCCGAGAGCTTCGAGCGGATTCACCGCAGCAATCTGGTCGGCATGGGCGTTCTGCCGCTGCAATTCCAGGAAGGCCACGGCTGGAGCAGCATGGGACTGACCGGACGCGAGACCTTCAATATCACCGGACTCGACAACTACGTGCTGCCAGGCCAGGAACTGACCGTCACCGCCACCCGCGAGGACGGCACACAGTTTGAATTCCCGGTCATTGCCCGGTTAGACAGCACCGTTGACATCGACTACTACCGCAATGGCGGCATTCTGCAGACGGTACTCCGCCAGATGCTGGCTGATGCTGCCGCTTCGGAAACTGCGCTGCCTGTAGAATAA
- a CDS encoding amidase domain-containing protein: MELEWKKSLYVYVDQLNKARVAPGAEPRRTAVMDPRYLVAQGERSRRLAQWYNRRGITPLRAETGVRTLRTVRQNPGEVVADVALHSALYYEKGGMTHREDTIETERLTFVREGSAWEIATVERSVQERNTQRRALDADPALRLSKWGEVLPAPQPSQPLLNRNVLRGIAGSKEVRYRREEAAAYADRWWKDGNPEFEVFDVDCTNYVSQCLFAGGAPINYTGKRETGWWYKGYNGAQEWWSFSWAVSDSLQRYLSGERSSGLRAEAVERPDQLMLGDVILYDWDGNGHYQHSTIVTAFDAGGMPLVNARTVSSRHRFWDYRDSYAWTDRTAYRFFHINDYL; this comes from the coding sequence ATGGAATTAGAGTGGAAGAAAAGCTTGTATGTTTATGTGGATCAGTTAAACAAGGCACGGGTGGCACCGGGGGCCGAACCGCGCCGTACTGCCGTCATGGACCCGCGTTATCTCGTGGCCCAGGGGGAGCGCTCCCGGCGGCTTGCCCAGTGGTATAACCGCCGGGGGATTACTCCTCTGCGTGCGGAGACCGGTGTCAGGACGCTGCGCACCGTCCGCCAGAATCCGGGTGAGGTCGTAGCCGATGTAGCGCTGCACAGTGCACTGTATTATGAGAAGGGCGGAATGACGCACCGTGAGGATACGATCGAGACGGAACGTCTGACTTTTGTGCGGGAGGGCAGCGCCTGGGAGATAGCCACTGTGGAGCGCAGTGTGCAGGAAAGAAATACGCAGCGCAGAGCACTGGATGCGGATCCCGCACTGCGGTTGTCCAAATGGGGCGAGGTACTGCCTGCCCCGCAGCCGTCGCAGCCGCTGCTTAACCGGAATGTGCTCCGCGGGATTGCCGGATCGAAGGAGGTCCGTTACCGCCGGGAAGAAGCGGCAGCCTATGCTGACCGCTGGTGGAAGGACGGCAATCCGGAGTTTGAGGTTTTTGATGTGGACTGCACAAATTATGTGTCTCAATGTCTCTTTGCAGGGGGCGCACCTATCAACTATACTGGTAAAAGAGAAACCGGCTGGTGGTACAAAGGCTACAATGGAGCGCAGGAATGGTGGAGCTTCAGCTGGGCTGTGTCGGACAGCCTTCAGCGCTATTTGAGCGGGGAGCGGAGCAGCGGACTTCGCGCTGAGGCCGTGGAGCGGCCGGATCAGCTGATGCTTGGCGATGTCATCCTGTACGACTGGGACGGCAACGGCCATTACCAGCACAGCACGATCGTCACCGCTTTTGACGCGGGCGGAATGCCGCTGGTGAATGCAAGAACGGTCAGCAGCCGTCACCGCTTTTGGGATTACCGTGATTCCTATGCATGGACCGACAGAACGGCCTACCGTTTTTTTCATATCAATGACTACTTATAA